The region GTGGGAAGTTGAGAGTTAAAATATAAAAAAAGGAGATATATATGAAAATTCACAAAGTTATTTTAGAAAATTTTAGAGCTTTTTATGGCTCAGTTGAAATTGAGTTTAAAGATTTTAATGTATTGATTGGTAAAAACGATCAAGGAAAATCATCAATTTTAGAAGGAATTGATATTTTTATTAACGAAGGAAGAGGCACAACCAAAATTGATGAAAATGACTTAAATCAAAAAGCAAAGAACGAGGGAAAAGATATTTTTAGAATAGGCATTGTATTTAGAGACATTCCAGAAAAAGTTGTCATCGATTCAACAAATCAAACTAACCTAAAAGATGAATATTTATTAAACCAGGATAATTACTTAGAAATATGGAAATCATTCAAGAAAGGGAAAGTTCAAGAGACTTTCATAAAATGTTACCATCCAGTAAATGATGATTTCCTAAAAAATATTATGCAGAAAAAAATAACAGATTTACAGAAATTCGTTAAAGACAATTCTATAGATACATCTAATATTGATAATAGGAAAAGTGCAGATTTGCGAAAAAAAATAAGAGAATACTATAAAAATAAAGATGGTAGCTTATCATTTGAAACAATTGAAATTAAAATTGATTCTGAAGGGTTAAAGGAAATCTGGCCAGCTTTACAAAAATATCTTCCTTTGTATGGGTTATTCCATTCTGACAGGAAAAATGTTGATCAGGATGATGAAATTCAAGATCCTTTAAAATTTAGAATTGAACAAATATTTAAAAGAGAAGATATACAATCAAAGCTTTATGAAATAGCCAAAGAAATAGACAAAGAAATTCAAGAATTTGCCCAAAAAACAGTTGAAGAATTTAACAAGCTTAACAATAATTCACTGCAAATTAATATTACACCAAACATCCCACAAGTAGAAACTTTAAAATGGAAAGATGTTTACAAGGGAGTGGGGTATAACACCGATGAGAATATTCCCCTGAATAAGAGAGGAAGTGGAGTTAGAAGAATGGTATTACTAAGTTCTTTTCTTGCAGAGGTTAAAAAAAATAAGCAATCTGAAAATCACATAATTTATGCAATAGAGGAGCCAGAGACATCTTTACATCCAGATCTACAAATTAAGTTAGTTGAGGCCTTACAAACTCTTGCAAGGTCTGGTTTTCACCAGATTTTCATTACAACTCACAGCCCTGCCCTATTAAGACTTTTCGAAACCGATGACATATTATACACAGAACAAGAAAATGGAGATGTAAGGGTTCAAAAATGGTCTGAAAATATTTTAGACAAAGTTATTAAAAATCTTGGATTGATTCCGAATATTGGCAAAGTAATTATATGTGTGGAGGGTAAAAATGACGAGCAGTTTTTATTGAATATAAACGAAAATATACCTGAATTAAAAAATATTGTAAATTTAAAAGAAAAAATTGATTCTGGTATTTTAGCAATAATACCAATGGGTGGGAGTAACTTAAAAGATTGGATTAATAGATATGCTATGAAAAATACCAATGCTGTTGAATTTCATCTTTATGATAGAGATGCAGATATGAAATATCGAGAGAGCGTTGAAAAGGTCAATAAGAGGAAAGATGGTTCAAAGGGAGTTCTAACGAAAAAGAGAGAAATAGAAAATTACATCCCTAAATCGTTAATTGAACAGGAATTAAATATAACTTTAGATAACATAGAAGATTGGGATAACGATGATATAACAGAAAAAATATTACAAAAACTATCAGGAAGAAAAAAAGAAAATATTAAATCTCAATTGTGTTGTTCTATCTCGAAAAAAATTACAAAACAAGATTTAGAATCTCTAAATGCATTCGAAGAAGTTTGTGAATGGTTTACAATTATTAGAGACTTAATCAATAAAGTAATTAAGAACCATGGGGATAATTTATGAAATTTTCAGAAAAAGATACCGTCCAAAAACCAATTATTAATTATGTTTGTCAACAAGAAGTAAAATATGGCTCAACTCAATACGCTGGCTGGAACTACATCAAACCTGAAGAGATAGCAAATTATAGAAACGGCATCACTCAAAGTATCTTAGAAAAAATATTTCTCCCCAAAATCAAA is a window of Candidatus Aenigmatarchaeota archaeon DNA encoding:
- a CDS encoding ATP-binding protein, translated to MKIHKVILENFRAFYGSVEIEFKDFNVLIGKNDQGKSSILEGIDIFINEGRGTTKIDENDLNQKAKNEGKDIFRIGIVFRDIPEKVVIDSTNQTNLKDEYLLNQDNYLEIWKSFKKGKVQETFIKCYHPVNDDFLKNIMQKKITDLQKFVKDNSIDTSNIDNRKSADLRKKIREYYKNKDGSLSFETIEIKIDSEGLKEIWPALQKYLPLYGLFHSDRKNVDQDDEIQDPLKFRIEQIFKREDIQSKLYEIAKEIDKEIQEFAQKTVEEFNKLNNNSLQINITPNIPQVETLKWKDVYKGVGYNTDENIPLNKRGSGVRRMVLLSSFLAEVKKNKQSENHIIYAIEEPETSLHPDLQIKLVEALQTLARSGFHQIFITTHSPALLRLFETDDILYTEQENGDVRVQKWSENILDKVIKNLGLIPNIGKVIICVEGKNDEQFLLNINENIPELKNIVNLKEKIDSGILAIIPMGGSNLKDWINRYAMKNTNAVEFHLYDRDADMKYRESVEKVNKRKDGSKGVLTKKREIENYIPKSLIEQELNITLDNIEDWDNDDITEKILQKLSGRKKENIKSQLCCSISKKITKQDLESLNAFEEVCEWFTIIRDLINKVIKNHGDNL